In Streptococcus sp. SN-1, a single genomic region encodes these proteins:
- a CDS encoding BRO family protein encodes MKRNYTRVIDEMRTTHGLNLVAIGQRIGIDPRTVGKWAQGKHKPNKESRKRLNQLYREVKKDMTTQQKDLCDFFGNFYPKGEQHNKKEVLEVVTTQRFGSKYFDVYGDIQNPLFVAVEIAEMIEIQNTTDLLKRVDDDEKLTYVISRAGQKREMNMLTEFGVYEVLSQSRKPLAKEFKKVVKHILKEIRLNGYYMAGELVEEPQATIKAPDTLAEAERYYIDTLAKAIAEAQNMDEKSRLTSKLTRFMQEVEPQWN; translated from the coding sequence ATGAAGAGGAACTATACAAGGGTCATCGATGAAATGCGAACCACTCACGGGCTGAACTTGGTAGCTATTGGCCAACGAATAGGCATAGATCCCCGAACAGTTGGCAAGTGGGCACAGGGCAAGCATAAGCCCAACAAGGAAAGCAGAAAAAGACTAAATCAGTTATACAGAGAGGTTAAGAAAGACATGACAACACAGCAAAAAGATTTATGTGATTTTTTTGGGAACTTCTACCCCAAAGGAGAACAACACAACAAAAAGGAAGTTTTGGAAGTTGTAACAACTCAACGATTCGGATCTAAATATTTTGATGTTTATGGAGACATTCAAAATCCGTTATTTGTAGCGGTAGAGATTGCTGAGATGATTGAAATCCAAAACACCACAGATTTACTAAAACGGGTAGATGATGATGAAAAGCTGACCTATGTAATATCTAGGGCAGGTCAAAAAAGAGAAATGAATATGCTGACAGAGTTCGGAGTCTATGAAGTTTTATCGCAGTCACGCAAACCACTAGCAAAAGAGTTTAAAAAAGTGGTCAAGCACATTCTGAAAGAAATCCGACTAAACGGCTACTACATGGCTGGGGAATTGGTGGAAGAACCACAGGCCACTATAAAAGCCCCTGACACGTTGGCAGAGGCAGAGCGGTATTATATCGATACACTAGCTAAAGCCATTGCAGAGGCTCAGAATATGGACGAGAAGAGCCGTCTGACAAGCAAGCTAAC
- a CDS encoding helix-turn-helix transcriptional regulator yields the protein MAKNSPQDLKNREFFSENLNRIMKEKNIRQVDLHNALGIPKSTLTGYVKGRSMPTAGNLQKLADFLHVKKSDLDPRFLHNNLDEIARHELSEFYKKLIEDGIDDILTRFIMTELNDIYFNPNKQYPSNFFRDKEQFLIHFSQNSVAVKEKWLNVKEVNYYVLDRLKRNISQAFKETQVILNNNINNNNEYIIHGLDPQKIPDLSKKLTELEGEILERIQNLELSHSDA from the coding sequence ATGGCAAAAAATAGCCCTCAAGATTTAAAAAATAGAGAGTTTTTTTCTGAAAATCTTAATAGAATTATGAAAGAAAAAAATATAAGGCAAGTAGATTTACATAACGCTCTTGGTATTCCTAAAAGCACTTTGACAGGATATGTAAAAGGTCGTTCAATGCCAACTGCTGGAAATCTTCAAAAACTTGCTGATTTTTTGCATGTAAAAAAATCAGATTTAGACCCTCGTTTTCTCCACAACAATTTAGATGAAATTGCTAGACACGAACTATCAGAGTTTTATAAAAAACTTATAGAAGACGGGATTGACGATATATTGACTCGTTTTATTATGACAGAATTGAATGATATTTATTTCAATCCTAACAAACAATATCCTTCTAACTTTTTCAGAGACAAAGAGCAATTTTTAATTCATTTTTCTCAAAACAGCGTTGCGGTAAAAGAAAAATGGTTAAATGTTAAGGAAGTCAACTATTATGTATTGGATAGATTAAAACGTAACATTTCACAAGCATTCAAAGAAACGCAAGTGATATTAAATAACAATATAAATAATAACAATGAATATATTATCCACGGACTAGATCCCCAAAAAATTCCGGACTTATCAAAAAAATTAACAGAGCTTGAAGGTGAAATACTGGAAAGAATTCAAAATCTAGAATTATCTCATTCAGACGCTTAG
- a CDS encoding helix-turn-helix domain-containing protein: MEQITLKAARITAGFTLREVGKKLNRSFQTIAKYEKDSTKIPIDLLQDLTSLYNVSMDIIFLGESTKKSVQK; this comes from the coding sequence ATGGAACAGATAACGCTAAAAGCGGCACGTATTACGGCAGGTTTTACACTTCGTGAAGTTGGTAAAAAACTTAACCGAAGTTTTCAGACTATCGCAAAGTACGAAAAAGATAGTACTAAAATACCAATTGACTTATTGCAAGACTTGACCTCTCTTTATAATGTTTCGATGGACATTATTTTTTTAGGAGAAAGTACGAAAAAAAGCGTACAAAAATAG